In Rubrobacter radiotolerans DSM 5868, a genomic segment contains:
- a CDS encoding MBL fold metallo-hydrolase, translated as MSIRIRVLGSEPAWPSASRACTGFLVESESTRLLLDCGTGVFAELRSVMRPEDLDSVMLTHLHFDHFVDLIPFRYYLAYEAQPPVPKLPLHLPPGASEGLRRVVEPVDPNPEFFSGTFGVAEYDPAGELAIGDLRLVFHKTLHSTPTFAVRISSVEKDGTALVFSADTGWLPSLVDFIRGADLFICEATWGAGEGNLETHLSGREAGRLAGLAGVPRLALSHVAEHRAPDAARAAEQEFDGLVEHARAGKIFRV; from the coding sequence GAGCATTCGGATAAGGGTCCTCGGGAGCGAGCCCGCATGGCCCTCGGCCTCGCGGGCGTGCACGGGCTTTCTTGTCGAGTCAGAGAGCACGCGGCTCCTGCTCGACTGCGGCACCGGGGTCTTTGCGGAGCTTCGATCGGTGATGCGACCGGAGGATCTCGACTCCGTCATGCTCACGCACCTGCACTTCGACCACTTCGTGGACTTGATCCCCTTCCGCTACTACCTCGCCTACGAGGCGCAACCGCCGGTCCCCAAGCTGCCGCTCCACCTCCCGCCCGGGGCCTCCGAAGGTCTGCGGCGCGTGGTCGAGCCGGTAGACCCCAACCCCGAGTTCTTCTCCGGGACCTTCGGGGTCGCCGAGTACGACCCGGCCGGGGAGCTTGCGATCGGGGACCTGCGTCTCGTCTTCCACAAGACCCTCCACTCCACCCCGACGTTTGCCGTCCGGATCTCCTCCGTCGAAAAGGACGGGACGGCCCTTGTCTTCTCGGCCGACACGGGCTGGCTCCCGTCCCTCGTTGACTTTATCCGGGGCGCAGACCTCTTTATCTGCGAGGCGACCTGGGGAGCGGGCGAAGGCAACCTGGAGACTCACCTCTCCGGCCGGGAAGCCGGACGTCTGGCGGGGCTCGCGGGCGTGCCTCGCCTCGCCCTCTCCCACGTCGCCGAGCACCGCGCCCCGGACGCGGCGCGGGCCGCCGAACAGGAGTTCGACGGCCTCGTGGAGCACGCCCGCGCCGGGAAGATCTTCCGGGTCTAG
- a CDS encoding NUDIX hydrolase: MDEWVDILDERGEKTGETRLKSEAHRDGLWHRCFHCWIVRPGPPGKEAEEATLLLQRRASVKDTWPGLLDVSVGGHLSSGESPLDGRREIHEELGLSVGPERLIPLGERRVERRIPQGTDREFHEVFLLLDGTHPLDLRLQPEEVDSVVEVRLRDAARLAAGESVPATEHRVAAGESRERSISLNDFVAGDGEYLAGVVRAAEATLRNAPPEG, from the coding sequence GTGGACGAGTGGGTGGACATCCTCGACGAGCGCGGAGAGAAGACCGGCGAGACACGCCTGAAGAGCGAGGCCCACCGGGACGGGCTTTGGCACCGGTGCTTTCACTGCTGGATCGTCCGCCCCGGTCCGCCCGGCAAAGAGGCGGAGGAGGCCACCCTTCTCCTTCAGCGCCGGGCGAGCGTCAAGGACACCTGGCCGGGCCTTCTGGACGTGAGCGTCGGGGGACACCTCTCAAGTGGAGAGAGCCCGCTCGACGGGCGGCGGGAGATCCACGAGGAACTCGGCCTCTCCGTCGGACCGGAGCGCCTGATCCCCCTCGGAGAGCGTCGCGTCGAGCGCCGGATACCGCAGGGCACCGACCGGGAGTTCCACGAGGTCTTCCTGCTCCTCGACGGGACCCACCCTCTCGACCTGCGCCTCCAGCCGGAGGAGGTGGACTCCGTCGTCGAGGTCCGGCTGCGCGACGCTGCAAGGCTCGCCGCCGGTGAGAGCGTCCCGGCGACCGAGCACCGCGTCGCCGCCGGGGAGTCGCGCGAGAGGAGCATCTCCCTCAACGACTTTGTAGCCGGAGACGGGGAGTACCTGGCCGGGGTCGTCCGGGCCGCGGAGGCGACTTTGCGGAACGCTCCGCCTGAGGGCTAG
- a CDS encoding peroxidase-related enzyme (This protein belongs to a clade of uncharacterized proteins related to peroxidases such as the alkylhydroperoxidase AhpD.), whose protein sequence is MSDAQKTGAPPQAPISWFPVPEESELPENLQGLFRKAREALGFVPNVFRAYSFRPERLSAWFNHYRMLHEPTENLGAAEREMIAVAVSMENGCLYCLVAHGAALREALGDPILADRITLDYRRAGLDERRRAILDYAVKVTNEPLECTPEDIERLRSLGLTLEEVWDVAEIASMYNFTNRMSLACGKLPNEEYHALFR, encoded by the coding sequence GTGAGCGATGCGCAGAAGACCGGGGCCCCGCCGCAGGCCCCGATAAGCTGGTTTCCGGTCCCGGAGGAGTCGGAGCTTCCGGAGAACCTCCAGGGGCTCTTCAGGAAGGCGCGGGAGGCTCTGGGGTTCGTGCCGAACGTGTTTCGGGCGTACAGCTTCCGTCCCGAGCGGCTGTCGGCGTGGTTCAACCACTACCGGATGCTGCACGAACCGACGGAGAACCTCGGGGCTGCGGAGAGGGAGATGATCGCGGTCGCCGTCTCGATGGAGAACGGTTGCCTGTACTGCCTCGTCGCTCACGGAGCGGCGCTCCGCGAGGCCCTCGGGGACCCGATCCTCGCCGACCGGATAACCCTCGACTACCGCCGTGCCGGCCTCGACGAGCGAAGGCGGGCGATCCTCGACTACGCCGTCAAGGTGACGAACGAGCCTCTGGAGTGCACCCCGGAGGACATCGAGCGCCTGAGGTCTCTTGGCCTTACGCTCGAAGAGGTCTGGGACGTGGCGGAGATCGCCTCGATGTACAACTTCACGAACCGGATGTCGCTCGCCTGCGGGAAGCTCCCGAACGAGGAGTACCACGCGCTCTTCCGGTAG
- a CDS encoding VOC family protein: MRVDRLDHIVLTVSDVDATCEFYSRVLGLRVVGVGKHGGRGLWFGGQKINLHQRGEEPELKAASPTPGSGDLCFVVRDRMAEVLEHLRECDVEVVEGPVEREGALGTMTSVYFRDPDGNLIELSSYRKAE, translated from the coding sequence TTGCGCGTAGACCGTCTCGATCACATCGTCCTTACGGTCTCGGACGTGGACGCGACCTGCGAGTTCTACTCGCGAGTGCTTGGATTGCGGGTCGTAGGGGTCGGAAAGCACGGCGGACGCGGGCTCTGGTTCGGGGGACAGAAGATCAACCTCCACCAGCGCGGCGAGGAGCCCGAGCTGAAGGCCGCCTCCCCGACGCCGGGCTCGGGGGACCTGTGCTTTGTCGTTCGCGACCGGATGGCGGAGGTCCTTGAGCACCTCAGAGAGTGCGACGTCGAGGTCGTCGAGGGACCGGTCGAACGCGAGGGCGCCCTCGGGACAATGACCTCCGTCTACTTCAGGGACCCGGACGGGAACCTGATCGAGCTCTCCAGCTACAGAAAGGCCGAATAG
- a CDS encoding response regulator yields the protein MRRSEAETGGPGGLVYAAVEDLLFRSRISEAAASLGIEARFPRSPKKLREALRAERPDLLVLDLNSQRFEPLALLGDLAADRELREVPTLGYLSHVQKDLAVSAREAGCDRIVARSAFVGGLPEILLPKGDRKAGKTGGEGGPDDLL from the coding sequence TTGAGGAGAAGCGAAGCGGAGACAGGGGGGCCCGGAGGTCTCGTGTATGCTGCGGTCGAGGACCTTCTGTTCAGGAGCCGCATCTCGGAGGCGGCGGCCTCTCTCGGGATCGAGGCGCGGTTTCCGCGCTCCCCGAAGAAGCTCCGCGAGGCGCTCCGGGCCGAGAGGCCGGACCTGCTCGTCCTCGACCTCAACTCGCAGAGGTTCGAGCCGCTCGCGCTGCTCGGGGACCTCGCTGCCGACCGCGAGCTTCGGGAGGTCCCAACCCTCGGCTACCTCTCACACGTCCAGAAGGACCTAGCCGTCTCGGCGCGCGAGGCGGGGTGCGACCGGATCGTCGCGCGGAGCGCCTTTGTCGGCGGTCTGCCGGAGATACTCCTCCCGAAGGGCGACCGGAAGGCAGGCAAGACGGGAGGCGAAGGAGGCCCCGATGACCTTCTCTAG
- a CDS encoding ABC transporter ATP-binding protein encodes MSRKTEEFREGLGRTVRALRDFTPFLRPRRKGLAVALVILLLETAASLAQPWPLALTIDYALGDNELPALVPDALSDPALLLAAIAFLTVSILAATRALAAYRRYLLQRLGQETVFDMREALYGKVHALGLDFHGRRRTGDTITRVTSDVKEVRSLLVDSVVEVFSSVAILFGMLVVMLLLDWQLTLLALATVPFLFLSVARYRKALIERMRVVRMREGAIASVVQEAITGIRAVKLFGREEEEMRRFRTESEESLRASVDSAAIEARFSIALGLVGGLGTALVTYFGARQVLAGALSIGDLTVFVAYLGLFLSPLWALSRQANQIGKSLVSGERVMELLRARPTVTESPGAVPAPHFSGRVAFRDVHFSYGADGEGDEPVLRGLAFDVPAGSRVALVGVSGAGKTTVTSLITRLHDPQEGAVLVDGRDIREFTLKSLREQVSFVPQEPMLFRASIRENIAYGKPAATDEEVRRAAELAGAGEFIERLPEGYDTLLAERGDSLSGGQRQRISIARAMLRESPILVLDEPQSGLDAEAAAAVEESWRELTRDRTTFLISHELRLVRDVDVILFIEDGRVAEAGTHEELLALGGGYARLYALQESGEEVSPNGDRHEGRSSEDRRTGLKGGARS; translated from the coding sequence GTGAGCAGAAAGACAGAGGAGTTCAGGGAAGGGCTCGGGCGGACGGTGCGCGCCCTTCGGGACTTCACTCCGTTTCTCCGGCCGCGAAGGAAGGGCCTAGCCGTCGCCCTCGTTATCCTGCTCCTTGAGACGGCGGCGAGCCTCGCCCAGCCGTGGCCGCTCGCGCTCACGATAGACTACGCTCTCGGGGACAACGAGCTTCCCGCCCTCGTCCCGGACGCGCTCTCCGACCCGGCGCTGCTGCTTGCGGCGATAGCCTTTCTTACGGTCTCGATACTCGCCGCGACGCGGGCGCTCGCGGCCTACCGGCGCTACCTCTTGCAGAGGCTCGGTCAGGAGACCGTCTTCGACATGCGCGAGGCTCTCTACGGGAAGGTCCACGCGCTCGGGCTTGACTTCCACGGCAGGCGCAGGACGGGGGATACGATCACCCGCGTGACGAGCGACGTGAAGGAGGTCCGCTCGCTGCTCGTCGACTCGGTCGTCGAGGTGTTCTCGTCGGTGGCGATCCTTTTCGGGATGCTCGTCGTGATGCTCCTCCTCGACTGGCAGCTCACCCTGCTCGCGCTTGCGACCGTGCCGTTTCTGTTCCTCTCCGTCGCCCGCTACCGGAAGGCGCTCATCGAGCGGATGCGCGTCGTCAGGATGCGCGAGGGAGCCATAGCCTCTGTTGTGCAGGAGGCGATAACGGGCATCCGGGCGGTCAAGCTCTTCGGCCGCGAGGAGGAGGAAATGCGCCGCTTCCGCACCGAGAGCGAGGAGTCCCTGAGAGCGAGCGTGGACTCAGCCGCGATCGAGGCCCGCTTCAGCATCGCGCTCGGGCTCGTCGGGGGGCTCGGAACGGCGCTCGTCACGTACTTCGGGGCGCGGCAGGTCCTTGCCGGGGCGCTCTCCATCGGGGACCTCACGGTCTTTGTCGCCTACCTCGGGCTCTTTCTCTCGCCGCTCTGGGCCCTCTCGCGCCAGGCGAACCAGATCGGCAAGTCCCTCGTCTCGGGCGAGCGGGTCATGGAGCTTCTGCGCGCCCGCCCGACCGTTACCGAGTCGCCCGGCGCCGTCCCGGCCCCGCACTTCTCGGGACGCGTCGCCTTCCGGGACGTCCACTTCTCCTACGGCGCGGACGGGGAAGGGGACGAGCCCGTTCTGCGCGGCCTCGCGTTCGACGTACCGGCCGGGAGCCGGGTCGCGCTCGTCGGGGTCTCGGGGGCGGGGAAGACGACCGTTACGAGCCTCATCACGCGTCTCCACGACCCGCAGGAGGGGGCGGTGCTCGTCGACGGCCGGGACATCCGGGAGTTCACGTTGAAGTCGCTGCGGGAGCAGGTCTCCTTCGTGCCGCAGGAGCCGATGCTCTTCCGCGCGAGCATCCGGGAGAACATCGCCTACGGCAAGCCCGCGGCGACCGATGAGGAGGTCCGGCGAGCGGCCGAACTGGCCGGAGCGGGGGAGTTTATCGAAAGGCTCCCCGAAGGCTACGACACCCTGCTCGCCGAACGGGGCGACAGCCTCTCGGGGGGACAGCGGCAGAGGATCTCGATCGCCCGGGCGATGCTGCGCGAGAGCCCGATCCTCGTCCTCGACGAGCCGCAGTCCGGGCTCGATGCCGAGGCCGCGGCGGCCGTTGAGGAGAGCTGGCGCGAGCTGACCCGGGACCGGACGACCTTCCTTATAAGCCACGAGCTGCGGCTTGTGCGGGACGTGGACGTGATCCTCTTTATCGAGGACGGACGCGTCGCGGAGGCCGGGACGCACGAGGAGCTTCTCGCGCTCGGCGGGGGCTATGCGCGACTGTACGCCCTTCAGGAGAGCGGCGAGGAGGTCTCGCCCAACGGAGACCGTCACGAAGGCCGATCCTCCGAAGATCGCCGCACCGGGCTGAAGGGAGGTGCCCGAAGCTGA
- a CDS encoding D-2-hydroxyacid dehydrogenase gives MAGRPQTVTVASHFGEQSLRRIEQAVRELSGGRVLYDKDLVAPPRWPGDTVGERDFRRSPQEQRRFLDLLGEAEVLLDFPRDVDAPLAEVAPGLRWVQGAMAGAGPVAREAGLLDTDVTVTTAGGVFSAQLAEFVLGAMLDHAKGFERLRANRKRRLWHEGAVGTLEGKTLCIVGTGSIGRAISHRARPFGMRLVGVKRTVREGDAGRAGVEEVYPTEKLREAVAEADYVAITLPHTPQTEGLVGREALSAMKPGVHVTNVGRGAVLDEAALVENLETGHVSGAALDVFAVEPLPPESPLWSFENVIVSPHATDNAPHVTEEKLVALFVRNLGRYARGEPLENELDKELLY, from the coding sequence ATGGCCGGAAGACCGCAGACCGTAACGGTAGCCAGCCACTTCGGGGAGCAAAGCCTCCGGCGCATCGAGCAGGCCGTCCGGGAGCTCTCCGGCGGGAGGGTCCTCTACGATAAGGACCTCGTCGCGCCGCCGCGCTGGCCGGGAGACACCGTCGGGGAACGAGACTTCAGGCGCTCCCCGCAGGAGCAGCGGCGTTTCCTCGACCTACTCGGCGAGGCCGAGGTCCTTCTCGACTTTCCGAGGGACGTGGACGCGCCGCTAGCGGAGGTCGCGCCGGGGCTGCGGTGGGTGCAGGGGGCGATGGCCGGGGCCGGGCCGGTTGCGCGGGAGGCCGGGCTGCTCGACACGGACGTAACCGTAACGACGGCGGGCGGGGTGTTCTCGGCGCAGCTCGCGGAGTTCGTGCTGGGGGCGATGCTCGACCACGCGAAGGGCTTCGAACGGCTGCGTGCGAACCGCAAGAGGCGGCTCTGGCACGAGGGGGCGGTCGGGACGCTCGAAGGGAAGACGCTGTGCATCGTGGGCACCGGGAGCATCGGGCGGGCGATCTCCCACCGCGCCCGGCCGTTCGGGATGCGCCTCGTCGGGGTCAAGCGGACCGTCCGCGAGGGCGACGCCGGGCGCGCCGGGGTCGAGGAGGTCTACCCGACGGAGAAGCTCCGGGAGGCGGTAGCGGAGGCGGACTACGTGGCGATCACACTCCCCCACACCCCGCAGACGGAGGGGCTCGTGGGGAGGGAGGCGCTCTCGGCGATGAAACCCGGCGTTCACGTTACGAACGTCGGGCGCGGAGCCGTTCTCGACGAAGCGGCGCTTGTAGAGAACCTTGAGACCGGGCACGTCTCGGGAGCGGCGCTCGATGTCTTCGCGGTCGAACCGCTCCCGCCGGAGAGCCCGCTCTGGAGCTTCGAGAACGTGATCGTAAGCCCTCACGCTACGGACAACGCCCCGCACGTAACGGAAGAGAAGCTCGTCGCGCTCTTTGTCCGGAACCTCGGGCGCTACGCGCGCGGAGAGCCGCTGGAGAACGAGCTCGACAAAGAGCTTCTGTACTAG
- a CDS encoding NUDIX hydrolase, giving the protein MTFSSGRDNERGELWEHLGSEVLLETPYFKLRTDRLRLPDGVVKDSYYVIERQDAVFVLAVTESGEVPLVRQYRPPLKQMELCLPAGLVDEGEEPFAAARRELLEETGYSGGEWELVTRLSSSPGLKANWAHVYLARGVEPVASLDLDEFERLEVVNVPLERLGELVRSGEIISSSGVAGILLALERLGEG; this is encoded by the coding sequence ATGACCTTCTCTAGCGGGCGCGACAACGAGCGCGGCGAGTTGTGGGAGCACCTCGGCTCGGAGGTGCTTCTTGAGACGCCGTACTTCAAGCTCCGCACGGACCGACTCCGGCTCCCGGACGGGGTGGTGAAGGACTCCTACTACGTGATCGAGCGCCAGGACGCGGTCTTTGTTCTCGCGGTGACGGAGAGCGGAGAGGTCCCGCTCGTCCGGCAGTATCGGCCGCCCCTCAAGCAGATGGAGCTCTGCCTGCCCGCCGGGCTCGTGGACGAGGGCGAGGAACCGTTCGCCGCCGCCCGGCGGGAACTCCTCGAAGAGACGGGCTACTCGGGCGGGGAGTGGGAGCTTGTAACGCGCCTCTCTTCCTCGCCCGGGCTCAAGGCGAACTGGGCGCACGTCTACCTTGCGCGCGGCGTGGAGCCCGTCGCCTCCCTCGACCTCGACGAGTTCGAGCGCCTGGAGGTCGTGAACGTCCCGCTTGAACGGCTCGGAGAGCTTGTCCGGTCCGGGGAGATCATCAGCAGCAGCGGGGTCGCGGGCATCCTGCTCGCCCTCGAACGTCTCGGCGAGGGCTGA
- the erpA gene encoding iron-sulfur cluster insertion protein ErpA encodes MDQKVGQEAIISITDNAAEKIKTLMAQEEEEDLALRIGVRPGGCSGFQYSIFFEDEIAEDDETFESNGVKVVIDAMSVPYIMGSEFDWQESLMGAGFAVNNPNVQGGCGCGSSFTC; translated from the coding sequence ATGGATCAGAAGGTAGGCCAGGAGGCCATCATATCCATCACCGATAACGCGGCAGAGAAGATAAAGACCCTTATGGCGCAGGAGGAAGAGGAAGACCTCGCCCTGCGCATCGGCGTCCGGCCCGGCGGCTGCTCGGGCTTTCAGTACTCGATCTTCTTCGAGGACGAGATCGCCGAGGACGACGAGACGTTCGAGTCCAACGGCGTGAAGGTCGTTATCGACGCGATGAGCGTCCCGTACATCATGGGCAGCGAGTTCGACTGGCAGGAGAGCCTTATGGGCGCGGGCTTCGCCGTCAACAACCCGAACGTGCAGGGCGGCTGCGGCTGCGGCAGCTCGTTTACCTGCTGA
- a CDS encoding hemolysin family protein → MALNGLFVAAEFAFVRIRATQVERLITEGKASSGLVKTATDKLDQYLAVCQLGITICSLGIGALAEPAIARLIEPWIVSAGLPENLTHPVAIAIALFIASFFHVVFGELAPKTLAIQRPEGTSLAVSPFMLFFYYLLRPFVIFFNGTANAITSAFGVPPASESSETHSEEEIRMLVRQSATQGLLEADEQEMIASVFELNDKVAREIMVPRPDVVALPASMDLKNLVSVAASGHYTRYPVYEDDVPDRAIGMIHAKDVLRAVESAGGIESDVTARDMLRDVLIVPENRPIDEILTDFQTKEIQMAVVVDEWGSFEGVFTVEDIIEEIVGEIRDEFDEEEPAVMQLPNGSYTIDGRIPISVVNEALGTAFESADFDTIGGLVLGHIGRQPEVGDSVELDGHTLTVDDTDGARVAQVIAAPPETKRGEADENGKGEERG, encoded by the coding sequence GTGGCCCTCAACGGACTCTTCGTCGCGGCGGAGTTCGCGTTCGTCAGGATACGCGCGACGCAGGTGGAGCGGCTCATAACCGAGGGCAAGGCGAGCTCCGGGCTCGTCAAGACCGCCACCGACAAGCTCGATCAGTACCTTGCGGTGTGCCAGCTCGGGATCACGATCTGCTCGCTGGGCATCGGGGCGCTCGCCGAGCCCGCGATAGCGCGTCTGATCGAGCCCTGGATCGTTTCGGCGGGCCTGCCGGAGAACCTTACGCACCCGGTCGCGATCGCCATCGCGCTCTTTATCGCGTCGTTCTTCCACGTCGTGTTCGGGGAGCTTGCGCCGAAGACGCTCGCGATCCAGAGGCCCGAGGGGACCTCGCTCGCCGTCTCGCCGTTCATGCTCTTCTTCTACTACCTGCTCCGGCCGTTCGTGATCTTCTTCAACGGCACCGCGAACGCCATAACGAGCGCCTTCGGGGTGCCGCCCGCGAGCGAGAGCTCCGAGACGCACTCCGAGGAGGAGATAAGGATGCTCGTCAGACAGTCGGCGACCCAGGGGCTCCTCGAAGCCGACGAGCAGGAGATGATCGCCTCGGTCTTCGAGCTGAACGACAAGGTGGCACGGGAGATCATGGTCCCCCGCCCGGACGTTGTCGCGCTCCCGGCGAGCATGGACCTGAAGAACCTTGTCTCGGTCGCGGCGAGCGGTCACTACACGCGCTACCCGGTCTACGAGGACGACGTCCCGGACCGGGCCATCGGCATGATCCACGCAAAGGACGTCCTGCGCGCGGTCGAGTCCGCCGGAGGGATCGAGTCCGACGTAACGGCGCGCGATATGCTGCGCGACGTGCTCATCGTCCCAGAGAACCGTCCGATCGACGAGATCCTCACTGACTTCCAGACCAAGGAGATCCAGATGGCCGTCGTTGTGGACGAGTGGGGCTCCTTCGAGGGGGTCTTCACCGTCGAGGACATTATCGAGGAGATCGTCGGGGAGATCCGCGACGAGTTCGACGAGGAGGAGCCGGCCGTCATGCAGCTCCCGAACGGTTCGTACACCATCGACGGCCGCATCCCGATAAGCGTCGTCAACGAGGCCCTCGGAACCGCCTTCGAGAGCGCCGACTTCGACACGATAGGCGGCCTCGTCCTCGGCCACATCGGCCGTCAGCCGGAGGTCGGGGACAGCGTCGAGCTAGACGGTCACACCCTCACCGTCGACGATACCGACGGCGCTCGCGTCGCGCAGGTCATCGCGGCGCCTCCCGAAACGAAGAGGGGCGAGGCCGACGAGAACGGAAAGGGTGAGGAGCGCGGCTAG
- a CDS encoding NAD+ synthase, producing MRVALAQVNTTVGDIWGNVEKLSEALGRAVESGADLVAFPELALTGYPPEDLLLRPGFIGDNLKALEEFRACVPEDVVAAVGFVDLGLDLFNACAVISGGEVLDRYHKRYLPNYGVFDENRYFREGTGSSLLDLDGTLVGVNVCEDIWYPGGPGREQALGGASVLVNVSASPYHRLKGATRERMLSVRASDYGCYVVMCNLVGGQDELVFDGHSVVFDPEGELVARAKQFEEDLLLVDIFPEEALMRRLHDSRPRKEDRTGEAPCVVSVPVSVGKVSPVESEEPRREPVLPEEGEVLAALELGLRDYFGKNGFTKAVLGLSGGVDSSLVAAVAARALGPENVVGVLMPSRYTSDLSNTDAYALAEALGIETKVVPIGPAFDAYREMLADLFAGTEEDITEENLQSRVRGNIVMGLSNKFGWIVLSTGNKSEMSVGYSTLYGDMAGGFALIRDVPKTLVYRICRYINSSEGREVIPESVLTKEPSAELREDQRDSDSLPPYDVLDPILEAYIEEDKGIGQIVALGFDEADVRRVVGLVDRAEYKRRQAPVGIKVTTRSFGRDRRMPITNRYTERERPRLKTP from the coding sequence ATGAGGGTCGCGCTGGCGCAGGTAAACACCACCGTAGGGGACATCTGGGGGAACGTCGAGAAGCTCTCGGAGGCCCTCGGGCGCGCCGTCGAAAGCGGGGCCGACCTTGTAGCCTTTCCGGAGCTCGCGCTCACGGGCTACCCGCCGGAGGACCTGCTCCTGCGTCCGGGCTTTATCGGGGACAACCTGAAGGCTTTGGAAGAGTTCCGCGCCTGTGTCCCGGAGGACGTTGTCGCGGCGGTCGGGTTCGTGGACCTCGGGCTCGACCTCTTCAACGCCTGCGCCGTGATCTCAGGCGGAGAGGTCCTCGACCGCTACCACAAGCGCTACCTCCCGAACTACGGGGTCTTCGACGAGAACCGCTACTTCCGCGAGGGGACGGGAAGCTCGCTCCTCGACCTCGACGGAACGCTCGTCGGGGTGAACGTCTGCGAGGACATCTGGTACCCGGGAGGTCCCGGAAGGGAGCAGGCCCTCGGCGGTGCGAGCGTCCTCGTGAACGTCTCGGCCTCCCCCTACCACCGCCTGAAGGGCGCGACGCGCGAGCGGATGCTCTCGGTCCGGGCCTCGGACTACGGCTGCTACGTCGTTATGTGCAACCTCGTGGGCGGGCAGGACGAGCTCGTCTTTGACGGGCACTCGGTCGTCTTCGACCCGGAGGGGGAGCTCGTCGCGCGAGCAAAGCAGTTCGAAGAGGACCTGCTCCTCGTGGACATCTTTCCCGAGGAGGCGCTGATGCGGCGTCTGCACGACTCGCGGCCGCGCAAGGAGGACCGGACGGGAGAGGCGCCGTGCGTCGTGTCGGTGCCGGTCTCGGTCGGGAAGGTCTCGCCGGTGGAGTCCGAGGAGCCGCGCCGGGAGCCGGTCCTCCCGGAGGAGGGGGAGGTGCTCGCCGCCCTGGAACTCGGCCTTCGGGACTACTTCGGGAAGAACGGCTTTACAAAAGCCGTGCTCGGTCTCTCGGGCGGGGTGGACTCCTCGCTCGTTGCGGCGGTGGCGGCCAGGGCGCTCGGGCCGGAGAACGTCGTGGGCGTCCTGATGCCGAGCCGCTACACCTCGGACCTCTCCAACACCGACGCCTACGCGCTCGCCGAGGCGTTAGGAATCGAGACGAAGGTCGTGCCGATCGGCCCGGCCTTCGATGCCTACCGGGAGATGCTCGCCGACCTCTTCGCCGGTACCGAGGAGGACATAACCGAGGAGAACCTTCAGTCGAGGGTGCGCGGGAACATCGTGATGGGCCTCTCGAACAAGTTTGGCTGGATCGTCCTCTCCACCGGAAACAAGAGTGAGATGAGCGTCGGCTACTCCACGCTCTACGGCGACATGGCCGGGGGGTTCGCCCTGATCCGGGACGTCCCGAAGACGCTCGTGTACCGGATCTGCCGCTACATAAACAGCTCCGAGGGGCGGGAGGTCATCCCCGAGTCCGTCCTCACGAAGGAGCCCTCCGCCGAGCTTCGCGAGGACCAGCGCGACTCCGACTCGCTGCCGCCCTACGACGTGCTCGACCCGATCCTCGAAGCCTACATCGAGGAGGACAAGGGCATCGGCCAGATCGTGGCCTTGGGCTTCGATGAGGCCGACGTCCGGCGGGTGGTCGGGCTCGTAGACCGGGCCGAGTACAAGCGCCGCCAGGCCCCGGTCGGCATAAAGGTAACGACCCGCTCCTTCGGCCGCGACCGCCGGATGCCCATAACGAACCGCTACACCGAGCGCGAGCGGCCCCGCCTCAAAACACCGTAG